The following proteins come from a genomic window of Diadema setosum chromosome 20, eeDiaSeto1, whole genome shotgun sequence:
- the LOC140243343 gene encoding DDB1- and CUL4-associated factor 13-like — MVKVKVISRNPDDYVRETKFDIHKVPRNYDPALHPFEAPREYVRALNATKLERVFAKPFLGSLEGHRDSVHCMVKHPTNLSTVLSGSCDGVVKIWNLSSRTCERTVNAHRGFVRGLCLDRTGQIFLSVGDDKSIKKWRTQPRMGDAGQEPLDTVIGKNMYISIDHHWKDSKYATSGTQVDIWDESHADPINSYTWGSDSIHHVKFNPVETYMLASCTQDRNIILYDTRGAAPVRKVVLEMRTNTVAWNPMEAFMFTAANEDYNLYTFDMRRLDRAVNVHMDHVSAVLDVDYSPTGREFVSGSFDKTIRIFQTDKGHSREVYHTKRMQHVTCVRWSLDNKYILSGSDEMNIRLWKANASEKLGKLSRREKAAADYNARLKEKFQHHPQVKRISRHRHVPSLIYKESKTIRIQKESQKRKEHNRRKHSKPGTVPFKAERKKHVVGEVE, encoded by the exons ATGGTAAAAGTGAAAGTGATAAGTCGGAATCCTGATGACTACGTTCGGGAAACTAAATTCGATATTCACAAAG ttCCAAGGAACTATGACCCTGCCCTTCACCCCTTTGAGGCACCAAGGGAGTATGTGAGGGCCCTGAATGCCACCAAGCTGGAACGAGTCTTTGCCAAGCCATTCCTAGGGTCACTGGAAGGGCACAGGGACTCGGTCCACTGCATGGTCAAACACCCGACCAATCTGTCTACGGTCTTGTCTGGAAGTTGTGATGGTGTG GTGAAGATTTGGAATCTTTCAAGCAGGACCTGTGAGAGAACTGTCAATGCTCACCGGGGTTTCGTCCGTGGACTCTGCCTGGATAGAACAGGGCAAATTTTTCTTTCT GTTGGAGATgacaaatcaataaaaaagtggAGGACACAGCCGAGGATGGGTGATGCGGGGCAGGAACCACTTGACACAGTCATTGGAAAG AACATGTACATCTCCATTGACCACCACTGGAAGGACAGCAAGTACGCCACCAGCGGGACGCAGGTGGACATCTGGGATGAGAGTCATGCTGACCCCATCAACTCCTACACATGGGGCTCGGACAGTATCCATCATGTCAAGTTCAACCCTGTAGAG ACCTACATGCTGGCCAGCTGCACCCAGGACAGGAATATCATTCTGTACGACACGCGGGGGGCCGCGCCGGTCCGGAAAGTGGTGCTGGAGATGCGGACAAACACCGTGGCATGGAACCCCATGGAGGCCTTCATGTTCACTGCCGCCAATGAAGACTACAA CCTGTATACCTTTGATATGCGGAGGTTGGACAGGGCCGTCAATGTTCACATGGACCATGTCTCAGCAGTGCTCGACGTCGACTACTCTCCTACGGGGCGAGAGTTTGTGTCAGGCAGTTTTGACAAGACCATCAGAATATTCCAAACAGATAAAGGACACAGCAG AGAAGTGTACCACACCAAACGGATGCAGCACGTGACGTGTGTGCGATGGAGCTTAGATAACAAGTACATCTTGAGTGGGTCAGATGAGATGAACATCAGATTGTGGAAGGCCAATGCTTCAGAGAAACTCGGAAAG CTGAGCCGCAGGGAGAAGGCGGCGGCCGACTACAACGCTCGACTGAAAGAGAAGTTCCAGCACCATCCACAGGTGAAGAGGATCAGCCGCCACCGCCATGTCCCCAGCCTCATCTACAAGGAGAGCAAGACCATTCGCATCCAGAAGGAATCTCAGAAGAGGAA GGAGCACAACAGGAGAAAGCACAGCAAACCGGGGACCGTCCCCTTCAAGGCGGAGAGGAAGAAGCACGTCGTAGGGGAGGTGGAGTGA